In Mytilus edulis chromosome 6, xbMytEdul2.2, whole genome shotgun sequence, the following proteins share a genomic window:
- the LOC139526404 gene encoding uncharacterized protein → MKYKSTGERFAVDSDTGKSYMSCKFKMDSTDNAFEEFSSNTIGKLKDFLSARGLSCMGNKQQLVSRCFVAWESNIPLRYSEQEQQSKLKTEYANRLKEANIDDPRSLKDDDWSSDVKEWPKIDLGKIFSFILSKKEQDMDFIGHYKTQKAYSYYQSGFVDTVFCATLNGSQIIKSHVTPSQSIRNKPHDVWLAVNNENEIEVSWCSCIAGLAQTCNHVIAVLYKIEFATNMGYNDPSCTSVPCGWNTSTKKNDLQWTMQNLKKMNEIVKNKITKTTPLVAKVLGKTSNIDHVPAIKYGRAHENTARKVFLALESPKHRNFKVEHCGLFVKADRPYIAASPDGIVSCLCCTKQVLEIKCPFSLANKSVVDGWKNLRLLANE, encoded by the exons ATGAAATACAAATCAACAGGAGAAAGATTTGCCGTTGATTCTGACACTGGAAAATCCTATATGAGTT gtaaatttaaAATGGATAGTACAGATAATGCCTTTGAGGAGTTTTCTTCTAACACTATAGGCAAATTAAAAGATTTCTTGTCTGCAAGAGGACTCTCATGTATGGGAAACAAGCAACAGCTAGTATCAAGATGTTTTGTTGCATGGGAGTCCAACATTCCATTAAGGTATTCAGAACAGGAGCAACAAAGCAAACTGAAGACAGAATATGCTAACAGATTAAAAGAGGCAAATATAGATGACCCCAGGTCTTTAAAAGATGATGACTGGTCTTCAGATGTGAAGGAGTGGCCCAAAATAGATCTTGGcaagatattttcttttattttatctaaGAAAGAACAAGATATGGACTTTATTGGACATTATAAAACCCAAAAGGCCTACTCATATTACCAGTCTGGTTTTGTTGATACTGTGTTCTGTGCAACATTAAATGGATCTCAAATAATAAAGTCCCATGTGACTCCATCACAATCCATCAGGAATAAACCACATGATGTTTGGTTGGCTgtaaacaatgaaaatgaaatcGAAGTATCTTGGTGCAGCTGTATTGCTGGGCTTGCCCAAACTTGCAACCATGTCATTGCAGTGCTTTACAAGATTGAGTTTGCCACCAACATGGGTTACAATGACCCTTCCTGCACATCTGTTCCTTGTGGGTGGAATACCTCAACAAAGAAAAAT GATCTACAATGGACAATGCAGAA TCTCAAAAAAATGAATGAgattgttaaaaacaaaataacaaaaaccaCTCCTTTAGTAGCAAAAGTTTTGGGTAAAACTTCTAACATTGACCATGTTCCAGCAATTAAATATGGCCGTGCTCATGAAAACACAGCCAGGAAAGTGTTCCTAGCTCTAGAATCACCTAAACACCGTAACTTTAAGGTTGAACACTGTGGATTATTTGTAAAAGCAGACCGTCCTTACATTGCAGCCAGTCCAGATGGAATTGTATCATGTCTTTGCTGTACAAAACAGGTGCTTGAGATAAAATGTCCATTTTCCTTGGCAAATAAATCTGTTGTTGATGGTTGGAAAAATTTAAGATTACTTGCAAATGAATGA
- the LOC139526405 gene encoding uncharacterized protein, which yields MGKSDRCSIEICNNDRRYPDKIVIKSHVTNFQFHGLPKDEKLYVKSGIPRFIREEKIILKIKMLKFVPIILRMLSRDADVQFYTGLLNTTVFKTIFDHLSMKASVMHYWKGSKQTLQEAPMRYSMDDDPDLFVKPGPGRKLKLEIELLLVMMRLRLGLLVHDLAFRLQISEALVSSIFITWIKLMRLELCHLIVWPSKNVIKENLPSCFKTFYPNVRCIIDCTEIFIETPSSLDTQAQCWSDYKHHCTIKFFVAITPNGMFSYVSPCYGGRASDKFIFNNCAFIFNLEPNDQVMADRGFKIKEDLMKLSMSSGDVLETSKIAIVRIYVEQAIGRLKTFRFFKNEIPISCLPVFDDIVVVCCAACNMLDPLG from the exons ATGGGTAAAAGTGACAGGTGTAGCATTGAAATATGCAATAATGACAGACGCTATCCTGACAAAATTGTCATAAAATCACATGttacaaattttcaatttcatggcTTACCGAAAGACGAAAAACTATACGTCAAATCTGGCATTCCAAGATTCATCAGGGAAGAAAAGATtatactgaaaataaaaatgctaaAGTTTGTTCCAATCATCTTGAGGATG TTATCCAGAGATGCGGATGTGCAGTTTTATACTGGTCTACTCAATACCActgtttttaaaactatatttgaTCATTTAAGTATGAAAGCCTCGGTTATGCACTACTGGAAGGGATCAAAACAAACTTTACAAGAGGCACCAATGAGGTATTCTATGGATGATGATCCAGATTTATTTGTAAAACCAGGTCCTGGTAGAAAACTGAAATTAGAGATTGAGTTATTGTTGGTGATGATGCGTTTGAGGTTAGGATTGTTGGTACATGATTTGGCATTTCGTTTACAAATTTCAGAGGCACTTGTCAGCTCCATATTTATAACATGGATTAAACTGATGAGGTTGGAGTTATGCCATCTTATAGTTTGGCCttcaaaaaatgttattaaagaaAATCTTCCATCATGCTTTAAAACTTTTTACCCTAATGTCAGATGCATCATTGATTGTACTGAGATATTTATTGAAACTCCTTCAAGCCTTGACACACAGGCTCAGTGTTGGTCTGACTATAAACACCACTGCACAATTAAATTCTTTGTTGCCATTACTCCAAATGGAATGTTTTCCTATGTTTCTCCATGCTACGGTGGCAGAGCGTCTGACAAATTTATCTTCAACAACTGTGCCTTTATTTTTAACTTGGAACCAAATGACCAAGTTATGGCTGACAGGGGTTTTAAGATAAAAGAAGACTTAATG AAACTGTCTATGTCTTCAGGAGATGTATTGGAAACTTCCAAAATAGCAATTGTTAGGATTTATGTTGAGCAAGCAATTGGACGTCTCAAAACATTTCGTTTTTTTAAAAACGAAATCCCTATTTCATGTTTGCCTGTGTTTGATGatattgttgttgtttgttgtgcTGCTTGCAATATGCTTGACCCCTTAGgttaa